The genomic DNA AATGTTCGGCCACTGAATAGGCAAAGTCGCCTTTTGTCTGTCCATTCCAGCGCGCCACAAAGGCAAGACCATGGGCGATATCCTCAATCTCGATATCAACAGGTGTCGGATCCAGAAGATCGAGCCTGCGTCCTGACAACATACGCTGCCATGCGCGGGGTTGGGCTTTGGGCATAGTGGCTCCTTGGTTCAGCAACTTCTGACATACTGGGGTGTCTGCAAATCGTAAACCATGGTGTGGTTTGCATAGCCTGTCTTGGCATGAACTTTCCTGCCTTTAAGTGTTCATAAGTGATTGTCACTTAGGCGCGACACTGCTGCCATTGTCGCAGAGGAAAACCCCTGCTATCAGCGCTTCAAATTGATTAACGCCCGCCGAGGAGGCAGTAATGAAAGATTATATTGTCAAGGACATCGCCCTTGCAGAATTTGGCCGCAAAGAGCTTGATATTGCGGAAACAGAAATGCCGGGTCTGATGGCGCTGCGCGAAGAGTATGGCGACAAGAAGCCTCTCAAAGGTGCGCGTATTGTGGGGTCGCTCCACATGACGATCCAGACTGCGGTTCTGATCGAAACACTGGTTGAGCTGGGTGCCGACGTGCGCTGGGCGTCATGCAACATCTTTTCAACCCAGGATCACGCTGCCGCGGCAATTGCGGCGGGTGGCACACCGGTTTTCGCGATCAAAGGGCAGTCGCTGGAAGAGCATTGGGACTATCTGGATAAGTCCTTCATGTTCCCGGAAGGCGCCAACATGATCCTTGATGATGGCGGCGACGCCACGCTCTATGTTCTGCTGGGCGCACGTGCCGAAGCGGGCGAAGAGATCATCCCTGTCCCCCAGTCCGAAGAAGAAGCGGTGATCAAGGCACAGATCGCCAAACGTATGGCGGCCAGCCCAGGCTGGTTCACCAAAACGCGCGACGCGATCAAGGGCGTGTCCGAGGAAACGACAACCGGTGTTCACCGCCTTTATGATCTGCACAAGAACGGCCAGTTGCCTTTCCCTGCGATCAACGTGAACGACAGTGTGACCAAGTCGAAGTTCGACAACAAATACGGCTGTAAGGAATCACTGGTTGACGGTATCCGCCGCGCCACTGACACGATGATGGCCGGTAAGGTTGCCGTTGTCTGTGGTTACGGGGATGTGGGCAAAGGCTCTGCCGCGTCATTGGCCGGTGCCGGTGCCCGCGTGAAGGTGACGGAAGTTGACCCGATCTGCGCACTGCAGGCCGCAATGGACGGTTTTGAAGTCGTTGTGCTTGAGGATGTGCTGGACAGCGCAGACATCTTTATCACCACAACCGGCAACAAAGACGTGATCCGCATCGAGCACATGCGCGAGATGAAGGATATGGCGATCGTCGGCAACATCGGCCACTTCGACAATGAAATTCAGGTCGCGGCGCTGAAGAACCACAAGTGGACGAACATCAAAGAACAGGTCGACATGATCGAGATGCCATCAGGCAACCGTCTGATCCTGCTTTCCGAGGGCCGTTTGTTGAACCTTGGTAATGCCACGGGCCACCCGTCTTTCGTGATGTCCGCGTCCTTTACCAATCAGGTGCTGGCGCAGATGGAGCTTTGGAACAATGGCGACGCCTACGAAGTTGGCGTGCACATCCTGCCCAAGCGTCTTGATGAAAAGGTCGCACGTCTGCACCTTGCACGGATCGGTGTGAAACTGACCGAGTTGAAGAAAGATCAGGCGGATTACATCGGCGTCACCGTCGAAGGCCCGTTCAAGCCCGAACACTACCGGTACTAACCCTTTATGCGGCATGCCAAACGTCAGCAGATGGCGCAGCAGGCCGCGCAAAGGCAGGTCAAAAAGAAACAACGCAGTTGGGCCCTGATCAGCGGTCTAGCTGCGTTTTTCTTTGCGGGGGCGCTGGCCTTTGGCGGGTATCAGGTGCTGGTCCATCCCGAGACACCCTTGCCGCGTGCTTGGAACCCAACGGTGCCATTGCGCATCAGCGATCCGGTGACGCCGCTCACAGGATGGAAACTCAATCGTGCAGCAGCGGATCAGGCGCAATGCCTTGCAGCCTTGGACGGTTTCGCCAGCTTGCAACCGCTTGCTCCGCTCGAGGAGAGTGATCAGTGCTTTATCCGCGACCGCGTTGATCTGCGGGGCGTGGGGGACGCACGGGTGGTCCCGATTGAAACGCGTTGCGCGATCGCCTTGCGGCTGGCGATGTGGGAAACGCATAGCGTACAGCCCGCGGCCGCAGAATTTCTGCAAACATCGGTCTCCGCCATTGACCATATCGGCAGCTACAATTGTCGCACAATCCGCACTGGAAATGGTTCGTCCACGCGGATGAGCACGCATGCGACTGCGGATGCAATTGATATTGCGGGGTTTCAACTGGCCGATGGTAGGCGGGTCAGGCTGTTGACGGATTGGGAACCACCCGGCCGCAAGGGTGATTTCCTGCGCGCAGTGCGGGATGGCGCGTGCGACTGGTTCAGCCTGACGCTTTCACCTGACTACAACCGCCTGCATGCGGGTCACTTTCATCTGCAATCGCGCGGATGGGGCCTTTGCCGCTAACAAAAATGGCGCGAGGTGACCCTCGCGCCGATCTTTGGAATATTCTGTGAAGTTTGCTTAAAAGCTGAAGCCAACGCGCAGACGCAGTGTGGTGACATCCACCTCAAGGTCGTCATCGTCAAAGTTGTGGAACAGGACTTCGCTACCGATCAAGAGGCTTTCGGACAGCTTCATGTCATAGCCTGCCCCCACAAGAACGCCGCGACCGTCATTGACTTCATTCGATGTCGCGCCGACGGCACCAACCACACCATAAGCAAGACCGTTGCCAATGGGCGCGCCGACGCGGGCCTTCAAGCGTGCTGTGCTTTCAACCTTCACGGCGCCGTCCGCGATTTCGTAATCTGTGCCGTCCAGATCAAATTCACCGCCATAGACGATATTGCCCATTTGATAGTTATAGCCTGCAAAGAAACCAACGGATGAGCCGTCGCCTTCGAGTTCGGCATCAGCCGCTTTGACTGTGGCTTCAATGTCGGCACCACCGACGGTGAGACCGCCATAGGCGCCAGTCCAATCCTGGGCTTGTGCCATAGCTGGTGCCAATGCGACTGCAGTGACGATAAGTAACTTGTTTACTGACATAGTTGCGTCCTTGTTGTGTTAGGGTTCCAAAGTTTTGGTGCAACAGTCACGTAAAGATCCGGGATCAAGTTTCAGCGCTCACACCGCTGTGACTACATGTGATCAGGCGGTCTCGCAGCGATACGGTGGTAAAACCCCGCCGACCGCAGGCTTTTTTCTTTACCAAAGCGACGCAGACCCGTTAACTTACGCGCACGGCGGCAAATATGACCGTTTATTTAGAAACAAAAAACAACACCGGGGACATTCTCATGGGTAAAAGAGACGATTTGATTGCGAAGTATGCGGATGATTTGAAAAACAAATGTGGCATGACGCCAGATATGGACCTTTTGACAAAGGTAACGATCGGCTGCGGTCCCGCAATCTACAATGCTGATGCCTCGACTGTTGCTGGTAGCCAGCCTGCCGAACTGGAAACGGTCAAGAACAACTTCCTGGTGAAGAAACTCGGCCTGAAAGACAGCCCCGAGCTTGATGCGGCCATCGCCTCTGTCCTCAATACCTATGGCCAGTCCGAGCGCAACAAATACCGTGCCGTGGTCTATTATATGCTGACCAAACACTTCGGCAAAGAAGCTGTCTACGGCTAAAGAACACTGTTTTTCGACACAAAACGCCCGCCGATTCGGCGGGCGTTCTGCGTTCAGCTGTCGCATATCAGGCTGATTTGAAACGTTTTTGAAGCGCTAATTTGTTGCGTGGCGCTGTGATCAAACGCTAAGTCCATATGTAGGCCAGAACGGCCGAACCGGAATCAGTTGCGTGTGGTGGATGTGGAGCACGCGGGGTGAAAGAGGGTTCGGCATCTGTCGGACCCTCTTTTTGTGTGATCCCTAAGCCTGTGTTTCACCTAAAGCGCAGATGATTTGCCATTCATCTTCACTCACGGGTTGGACAGACAGGCGCGAGTTATTCACGAGCACCATGTCTTTCAGGCGCGGGTCCGCCTTGATCGTTTCGAGCGTCACAGGTTTTTTGAACGGGCGCAGGGCTTTCACATCAACGCAGTCCCAGCGTGGGTCCTCCGTGGTCGTATCGGGATGCGCCTCTGCGCAGACTTCGACAATCCCCACAATCTCGAGCCCGGTGCGCGAGTGGTAGAAAAACCCTTTCTCGCCCAGTTTCATGGCGCGCATGTTGTTGCGCGCCTGATAGTTGCGCACACCGTCCCATTGCTCGCCGGTATCGCCTTTGGCCACCTGCGCATCCCAGCCCCAGACATCGGGTTCGGATTTGAAGAGCCAATACGCCATCAGCCGATCACCTTTTTCCACGCGCGCAATGTGACCGCTTCGAACAGTCCCGCTTTGGCGTAGGGGTCGTTGTCCGCCCAGGCCTGCGCCGCCGCCAGATCTTCAACATCCAGCACGATCAGCGACCCGCACATTTGTCCGTCGTCATCCAACACAGGACCGGCCATTTCAACAACGCCGGTTTCGGCGATATAGGCCAAATGGGCCTCGCGGTTGTCCATGCGGGTTTGCAGGGCACCGGGTTTGTCTTTTGTCATCAGGGCAAAGCGCATTTATTCTTCCTTTAACGGGCGTGAGAGAAGTGTGTTCAGGGCGGTCGCGACGTCTGTTTTGCCTTCGGTCAAATCGGCCACAACAGCGCAGATCGGCATATCAATTCCAAGCTCTTGTGCCAATTGCCGCACCGCGCGGGCCGTGGCGACACCTTCGACAGTCGTGGTCAGGTCAAAATCGGTACCGGACCCTAGCGCCAGCCCGTAACGGTAGTTCCGCGACTGGTCCGAGGTGCAGGTCAGCACCAGATCACCGAAACCGGATAACCCTGCCAACGTGTCTGGCTGCGCGCCCAAGGCCAGCGCAAGGCGCTGCATTTCGGGGAACCCGCGGGTGATGAGCGCCGCGCGTGCGCTTTCGCCCAGCTTTGCGCCGATCGCCACGCCCGAGGCAATCGCCATGACGTTCTTCAAGGCACCACCCAATTCCGCGCCAATAGTGTCTGTTGTGCGGTAAAGGCGGATACTCGTGGTCGAGAGGGCTGTCTGTAGCATGGCCCCCAATGCGTCGTCAGCACAGGCCAAAGTCAGCGCCGTGGGCAGGCCGCGCGCGATATCTGCGGCAAAGCTGGGACCGGTTAACATGGCCGCCTGCGCATGCGGTACCAGATCGCGGATCGTGCTGGCGGGGCCGGTCATGCGTTGCAGGTCGATGCCCTTGCAGCATGCGACAAGGGTCTTGCCCGTAAGTGCCTCAACATTGGCCGTCAGAAATGCGGGCAGCGTTTGCGCGGGGATTGCGATCAGGATTGTGTCGCAGGCAAAAAGCGGCTCTAACGCGGCGGAAAAGGTCATATTTTGGGGGAGGGTGACCCCAGGGAGCTTCGGGTTCTCGCGTGTTTCCTGCATCTGCGTCACGCGCTCAGCATCACGTGCCCAAAGATGGATTGTGTTTCCATCCAAGGCCAATGCGACGCCCAAAGCGGTCCCGAACGCGCCAGCGCCTGCAATCCCGATTTTCATGCCTTCGCCCCCTTCTTGCCCGAGCCTAGCATCGGGGCCGCACGTTTATCCAACGGCCAACGGGGCCGTGCCGAAAGCGTCAGGTCGTCTTGTTCGCCGGCCTGCATACGTTCCAGCCCCGCATAGGCGATCATTGCTGCATTATCGGTGCATAGCCGGAGTGGTGGTGCGACAAAATCAGTCTCTAACTCTACGCAAAGCGCCATCAAACCCTCTCGCACAGCAGTGTTTGCTGCGACACCACCGGCAATCGCAAAAGCGGGTTTTTCAGGGTTCAGTGCCAGATAGGCGTCAAGCGCGCGACGGGACTTTTCAATCAGCACGTCGGTGATTGCCGCCTGAAAGCTCGCGCTCAGATCGGCCTGATCCTGCGATGTCAGCCCGCCTTTTTCAGCGACAACACTGTCACGTGCGCGCAGGATTGCTGTCTTCAGGCCAGAGAACGACATATCGCATCCGGGCTGGTTCAACAGCGGGCGGGGCAGCGGAAAGCGCTGCGCATCACCGGTCTTTGCGGCCTTCTCCACTGATGGCCCACCGGGTTGCGGCAATCCCAGCAGCCGCGCCGTCTTGTCAAAAGCTTCGCCGGGAGCGTCGTCAATGGTGCCGCCGATCCGCTGAAAGCTGTCGTGGCCTGCGGCGATCAGGAATTGACAGTGCCCGCCCGAGACAAGCAACATCAGATAAGGATAGGTCAGCTGATCTGTCAGGCGCGGGGTCAGGGCGTGACCTGCCAGATGGTTCACGCCAATCAAAGGCAAACCTGTCGCGGCGGACAATCCCTTGGCGCACATCACACCGGACAGCACCCCGCCAATCAGGCCGGGACCGGCCGTGACGGCAATGGCGTCGAGATCTGCGAATGTAACACCCGCCACTGCCAGAGCTTCTTCAATACAGTGATCCAGCTTTTCCGCATGTGCCCTTGCGGCAATTTCCGGCACCACGCCGCCAAATTCCGCATGCAGCGCCGTTTGCCCGTAAACGACCGAGGCCAGCACATCGCAATCCCGCACGACCGCCGCCGCCGTATCATCGCAGCTGCTTTCAATGCCAAGGATCGTCAAAGAGCGTGTCATAGCGCTTCCGGTTGCGTGTTGCCCTGTCGCAGGTAACACTGCCGGAACGCGCAAACAATGGTGCAGCATGACCGCAACAATGATCCTGACCCGCCCAGAGGTCCAGAGCGACAGCTTTGCGGCTGAGGTTCTCGCGCGCTGGTCGGGCCCGCTAGAGGTGGTGATTTCACCTTTGCTGCGGATCGTCCCGCTGACCCCAGGGATCGATTCCTTTGACGCGGTGATCTTTACGTCGGCCCATGGGGTCGAAGCTGCCGAACGGCTGAATATTCGAAAAGGAATCCCTGCGTGGTGCGTGGGCGAAAAGACCGGTGCCTTGGCACAAGAGGCCGGTTTTGTGCCGCATATCGGGCCAGGTGATGCGGATGGGTTGATTGCCAGCATTATTGCGGCACGGCCGAATGGCCGCCTTGTGCATCTGCGTGGCAAACATACGCGGGGAGCGGTCAAGGATCAGTTGCGCGCGGCAGGGTTGGATTGCGCGGATGTCATTGTCTACGATCAGCAATCCCAGATGCTGAATAATGATGCAAAACGCGCGCTTGATGCGCAGGAACCGGTCATTTTCCCCCTGTTTTCCCCGCGCACAGCCACCATATTGCGCGAGCAGGGGCCTTTTTTCGCGCCTGTGCATGTGATTGCGCTAAGTCAAGCCGTGGCCGAGGCTTTCGGTTACGGATCAACGCGGCAGATAACGGTGGCAAAGCACCCCGATATGCCCGCGATGCTGGATGCAACGCTGGATGCGCTGGATGCGCACTCTGGTCAGAGGGCATAGACAGGCGCTTTGCTTGAGGGTCCTGCGGATGCAAGATAGTCTAAAGCCTATCTGTCTATATGACGGGTGAGGCTCTGAAGGGATGAAAACGTGGCAAAACAGCCAACTAAGGGTCGAAAGACACCAGCAGAACCAAATAATGCGGCAACTTCCGGTGAGGGAGCGACCGAATCGTCTGTGGCCCTTCAGCCCATGGTTGATGCGATTCCGCCTGAAGTGCATGCCAAAGTTGCGACATCCGTGCCGTCTGTGAAGCCTTCTGAAGCTGCGAAATCGGCTGACACCCCCGCACCTGCGGACAAGTCCAAAGCGCCGGAAACGCCAAAAACGGCCGCGCCTGCGCAACCAAAATCACAAAGTGGCGGATTTTTCCCGCTTGCGTTGGGCGGGCTTCTTGCCGGTGTGATCGGGTTTGCCGTTGCATCGCTCACGACGCCTGCTGCGGACACAACCCTTATTGACCAGATCAGCGCGCAAGCGACACAGATCACTCAGCTGGAACAGCGTATTGATGCTGCGGCGCAGGTCGATCTTAGCGGTATTGAGGCCGCGCAAGCGGATCTGGCGGTTCAGCTCTCCGACATGCAGGCCCGGATTGATGAGCTTGCGGCGCGTCCTGCAACGACTGTGATTTCCGACGCCACTGGCGAAGACGTTTCTGCTGAACTGGATGCGCTGCGTGCGCAGATCGCGGAAATGACGAATGCGGCGCAGACCGAGTTGGAAGAAGCGCGCGCTGCAGCCGCTTCGATCGAGGAAAATGCCGCGGCAGCCGCACGCAATGCTGCTGCGCGCGCTGCACTCTCGCGGGTTCAGACCGCATTGGAAAGCGGCGCACCCATTGGTGCCGCCCTTGGTGATCTTGAAGCCGCGACCGCACAGAGTGCACCAACAGAATTGCTGGCGGTTCAGGACGGTGTACCGACCCTTGCCAGCCTGCAAGACCAGTTCCCCGATGTTGCCCGCGCTGCATTGGCCACAGCCCGCGCGGAAGGTGTATCAGGTGAGGAAACAACAGGCTTTGGCGCGTTTTTGCGGAACCAGTTGGACGTGCGTTCCACCACGCCGCGCGAAGGCAACACTGCCGATGCGATCCTGTCCCGCGCCGAAGCCGCTGTCCGTTCTGGCCGCTTGTCTGATGCCTTAGCCGAAATCAGCGCTCTGCCCGAGGTTGCCCGCGCCGAAATGTCCGACTGGCTGGCGCAGGCCGAACAACGTGCGGATGCGATTGCCGCTGTCGATATTCTTTCCACATCCCTTTCAGATAACTAAAGGCGAACCCTATGCTTTGGTCACTTACAAAAATTATAGCGTTTGTCCTCCTTGTCACGGCGCTGACCTATGGTGGCACGCAGTTGATGGAAGTGGACGGTGGCACGACAGTCGATGTTGCCGGTCAGGAATTCACGCTTAGCCCGCTCGAGATGGTTTTTGCTTTGGTTGCGCTGGTCGTTGCAGTCTGGCTGGGGTTGAAGCTGATGGCGCTTTTGGTGGCCACATTTAAGTTCCTGAACGGTGATGAAACCGCGATTTCACGTTACTTTGACCGCAACCGTGAGCGGAAGGGATATGAAGCGCTGAGCGAGGGCATGATGGCGCTTGCCTCGGGTGAGGGGCATCTGGCCATGACCAAGGCCGCGCGGGCAGATAAATACCTCAAGCAACCGCAGTTGACCAACCTTCTGACAGCACAGGCCGCCGAGATGACGGGTGACCGGAAGACCGCAGAAGAAACATACAAAAAGCTGCTTGCAGATGACAAAACCCGCTTTGTCGGGGTGCGCGGCATCATGAAACAAAAGCTGGCCGAGGGTGACACCGATACCGCGATGGCGCTTGCGCAAAAGGCCTTTGCGCTGAAGCCCAAGCATGAAGAAACGCAGGACGTATTGCTACGCCTGCAGGCCGAAAAATCGGATTGGGAAGGCGCACGCAAAACGCTGGGTGCCAAGTTGAAATCCGGTAGCCTGCCCCGCGATGTGCACAAGCGCCGCGATGCGGTGCTGGCGCTGTCGCAGGCGCGTGACATTCTGGATGAAGGTAAAACCATTGAAGCGCGCGAAGCCGCAATCGAGGCAAACCGTCTTTCACCCGATCTGATCCCTGCTGCGATTATGGCAGCACGCGGATACATCGGTGAAGGCAATGCGCGCTATGCGACACGGGTGTTGACCAAAGCATGGAACGCGCAGCCGCATCCTGATATCGCTGCCGCCTTCGCCGAGATCGTCCCTGACGAGACACCTGACGCGCGGATCAAACGGTTTACCACTTTGACAAAGGCGACCGCCGACAACCCCGAAACCAAGATGCTGATGGCCGAGCTGCAAATCTCGGCCGAGGATTTCCCGGCGGCCAAACGTGCGCTTGGTGATCTGGTTGAAAAGCAACCAACCGCGCGTGTTCTGACGCTCATGGCCGCAATCGAGCGTGGCGAAGGTGCCGACGATTCTGTGGTGCGCGGCTGGCTGACCAAAGCGTTGACAGCCCCGCGCGGCCCGCAGTGGATTTGCGACAAATGCCAGCATATTCATGCGACATGGGCCCCAACCTGCGGCAACTGCGGTGCATTTGACACGCTCGCGTGGAAAACACCGCCCATCAGCGAGGTCGCAATGCCTGCTGGCACCGAGATGTTGCCTCTGATCGTGGGGCGCGCCGCTGATGCGGCGCTGCCATCCACGCAGGTTGTCGAAGAAGCTGAGATCGTCGCGGGTGAGCCGCCAAAATAGCGCTTGTTATGCCAGTTGCTCCGGTAGCTCAGGCGGGGTGGGCCCTGTAGGCAATGCGTAATTCGCGGCTTGTGACGGGAATGGCTTGCAAAATCGATTTGTCCACGGCAAATGGAAAAAGCTGGTAGCGCCTATTCGCCTCAATAGCTCAGCTGGTAGAGCAGGTCCTTCGTAAGGACAAGGTCGGGGGTTCGAGTCCCTCTTGAGGCACCACAACCACCAGAGCCCCGTCAGTTGTGCGCCGAATGTCGTGTTTGCGTGAGTTGGCTAATCAGCAACGCAGGCAAGGATCGTTCCTTTTTCATGCCGACCGCCACTGCGCGGATAGTTTAGGCCGGGTTCGCAAACGAACCTTCCCAATGTTCGCCCATCGCGACGATGCAAGATGTGCCATTGGCGTAACTCTGCACGACTACCCAATCGCCATTGCGTGCGGTTACCCAGACTTCCAGCATCGTTTCCGGGTCGCGCAGGCCCATGCCTTTGCGCTCGGCCCCGATAACCTGTTTCAGGGTCTCGGTCATCCGCGCGGTGTCATCACAGCTGACATCCGACATCTGCGCTTGGGCAAAAGCCGGAAGCGTGACGTAGACGCAGAGAAGAAAGGTACGAAAGTTCATAATCCGAAAACCAATTGCTCTGGGTTTGAATGTAACAGCTATATGACAGCCTGTGGATAAAAATATTCTGAATGCTTTTCCTTGTGGCGTCTGGCCAACGGAACAAAGCCATTGGCGCGGTGTCATAGAACTGTTGCGCAATTGTCAGCTAACTGAATCATAACTTTCACAGAGCTGTCGCTTTAGTCCCGTATCCGCCTCTCAAACATGGGGGCGATATGCTGCAAATCGATACGCTAACCAAGCGCTTCGGAGACAAAACGGCTGTGGATGCGGCCAATATCTCCGTCAACAAACCTGCAATGATCGGGATCATTGGCCGGTCCGGCGCGGGTAAATCCACGCTGCTGCGGATGGTCAATCGCCTGAGCGATGCGACGTCCGGCACGATCACATTTGAGGGCGAGGATATTACCGCCCTTCGCGGCGCTGCCAAGCGAGACTGGCAATCGCGTTGCGCGATGATCTTTCAGCAGTTCAACCTCGTACCGCGCATGGATGTGGTCTCGAACGTTCTGCACGGGACACTGAACAAACGCTCGACCTTCGCGACGATGTTCAACCTCTATCCGCAGGCCGATATCCACAGAGCGATTGAAATACTTGATCGTCTGGGCATTGCAGAACAGGCGCCGAAACGTGCTGAGGCATTGTCGGGCGGGCAACAGCAGCGCGTCGCGATTGCCCGTGCCCTGATGCAAGACCCAAAGATCATTCTGGCAGATGAACCGATTGCGTCCCTTGATCCCATGAACGCGCAGGTGGTGATGCAATCACTGCGTACCATTCATGAGGAAGACGGTCGTATGGTGATCGCCAACCTCCATACGCTTGATACCGCGCGTCGTTACTGTAACCGCGTGATCGGCATGCGCGACGGCCGGATCGTTTTTGACGGCTCGCCTGCGCAACTGACCACGGGCGTCGCGCGCGACATCTACGGGGCGGGTGCGGATTTTTCCGAGGCTGCCACTTCTACTGAAATCGAAACACTGGACAGGCCAGAAGTCCGCGAAGCAGAGGCCTACGCCTGAGCCAGTTCACCCCGCGTGATCGGCGCGGGCCACCTTCATCAAACCCAACGGAGAAAACGATGAAAAAGACCCTCGCAATGGCGCTTGTCGCCACCACAGCGCTCAGCGATGGCGCATTCGCTCAGGAAATCAACGAATTCCGCATCGGTATTCTTGGCGGTGAAAACGCACAGGACCGCATGAACAGCTATCAGTGTCTGGCTGATTACACGACCGAAGCGCTCGGCGTGGAAACGAAGCTGTTTGCCCCTGCCGACTATAACGGCGTGATCCAGGGCCTGCTGGGCGGCACTATCGACATGGCATGGTTGGGCGCATCTGCCTATGCTGCGACATACCTGCAAGACCCGAGTGTGGTTGAGCCTGTGCTGATCAAAGTGAACGTCGACGGCTCTGTCGGCTATCACTCCATCGGTTTTGCCCGTGTCGATAGCGGTGTGACATCGCTTGACGATATGGAAGGCAAGGTCTTTGGTTTTGGTGACCCGAACTCGACATCCGGTTACCTGATCCCGTCCATCGAGATCCCACAGTACAAAGACGGCATCACAATGGAATCCGGCGCGTATTTCGGTGAAGTACGTTTCACCGGCGGTCACGAGCAGACGATCGTTGCTGTGAGCAATGGTGATATCGACGCTGGCGTGACGTGGGCCGACGGTCAGGGCAACTGGGAAGACGGCTATAACTCCGGCGCGCTGCGCAAAGCGGTTGATGCGGGTCTTGTTGATATGAACGACATGGTCCAGATCTGGAAATCGAACGTCATCCCCGAAGGCCCTGTGGTTCTGCGCACAGCACTTCCAGACGATGTAAAGGCGACAATGACGGCACTGGTCGATGGCCTGCACGAGCGTGACGCTGACTGCGCCTACGGTGTTGCGGCTGGTGACACACTTGGCTTCCAGCCGGTGACCCACGAGATGTACGAAAGCATCGTAGCTGCCCGTCAGGCCGTGATCGGCAACTAAGCTATTTTCATGATGTGTCCGGTAGCCCTCAGGGGCTGCCGGGTTTTCTTTGTGCGGGGATTGGAATGACAGGTATATCGCTCAGCAGTGCGGCGCCGTCCGTGGATAGCATACAGACTGCCTATATGGCGCAAGTGCACCGCCGCAGGCTCTATGGTGGCTTAACGCTCCTGATTTTTGTCATCCTGATGGTTTCGGGCTTTCACGTTGCTGATGACCGTAACGCGGGCGGTTTCTGGGAAGGTTTGCACCAGATCGGCGACTATCCCGCGGATGTTCTGTCAGAGGCATGGGAAAAGCGCGCGGACCTTCCCGCCCTGATGGTGAAGTATTTTCCGGCTTTGGTGGAAACGATCAATATCGCTGCGGTCTCGACCCTGATCGGTGCAATCGGTGGCCTGTTCCTGTCGCTGCTTGGCACCCGCGGCCTTGCCAAATGGCCCCGTCTGATCCCGCTGTTCCGCCGGATCTCGGACGTCATGCGTGCGGTCCCAGAGATCGTTATCGCGCTGGTGCTGATCTTCGTCCTTGGCGGGGGCCCTGTCCCCGCAATGATCGCCATCGCCATCCATACCGCTGGCGCCTTGGCCAAGCTGTTTTC from Yoonia rosea includes the following:
- a CDS encoding uroporphyrinogen-III synthase, coding for MTATMILTRPEVQSDSFAAEVLARWSGPLEVVISPLLRIVPLTPGIDSFDAVIFTSAHGVEAAERLNIRKGIPAWCVGEKTGALAQEAGFVPHIGPGDADGLIASIIAARPNGRLVHLRGKHTRGAVKDQLRAAGLDCADVIVYDQQSQMLNNDAKRALDAQEPVIFPLFSPRTATILREQGPFFAPVHVIALSQAVAEAFGYGSTRQITVAKHPDMPAMLDATLDALDAHSGQRA
- a CDS encoding COG4223 family protein is translated as MALQPMVDAIPPEVHAKVATSVPSVKPSEAAKSADTPAPADKSKAPETPKTAAPAQPKSQSGGFFPLALGGLLAGVIGFAVASLTTPAADTTLIDQISAQATQITQLEQRIDAAAQVDLSGIEAAQADLAVQLSDMQARIDELAARPATTVISDATGEDVSAELDALRAQIAEMTNAAQTELEEARAAAASIEENAAAAARNAAARAALSRVQTALESGAPIGAALGDLEAATAQSAPTELLAVQDGVPTLASLQDQFPDVARAALATARAEGVSGEETTGFGAFLRNQLDVRSTTPREGNTADAILSRAEAAVRSGRLSDALAEISALPEVARAEMSDWLAQAEQRADAIAAVDILSTSLSDN
- a CDS encoding heme biosynthesis protein HemY yields the protein MLWSLTKIIAFVLLVTALTYGGTQLMEVDGGTTVDVAGQEFTLSPLEMVFALVALVVAVWLGLKLMALLVATFKFLNGDETAISRYFDRNRERKGYEALSEGMMALASGEGHLAMTKAARADKYLKQPQLTNLLTAQAAEMTGDRKTAEETYKKLLADDKTRFVGVRGIMKQKLAEGDTDTAMALAQKAFALKPKHEETQDVLLRLQAEKSDWEGARKTLGAKLKSGSLPRDVHKRRDAVLALSQARDILDEGKTIEAREAAIEANRLSPDLIPAAIMAARGYIGEGNARYATRVLTKAWNAQPHPDIAAAFAEIVPDETPDARIKRFTTLTKATADNPETKMLMAELQISAEDFPAAKRALGDLVEKQPTARVLTLMAAIERGEGADDSVVRGWLTKALTAPRGPQWICDKCQHIHATWAPTCGNCGAFDTLAWKTPPISEVAMPAGTEMLPLIVGRAADAALPSTQVVEEAEIVAGEPPK
- the phnC gene encoding phosphonate ABC transporter ATP-binding protein, encoding MLQIDTLTKRFGDKTAVDAANISVNKPAMIGIIGRSGAGKSTLLRMVNRLSDATSGTITFEGEDITALRGAAKRDWQSRCAMIFQQFNLVPRMDVVSNVLHGTLNKRSTFATMFNLYPQADIHRAIEILDRLGIAEQAPKRAEALSGGQQQRVAIARALMQDPKIILADEPIASLDPMNAQVVMQSLRTIHEEDGRMVIANLHTLDTARRYCNRVIGMRDGRIVFDGSPAQLTTGVARDIYGAGADFSEAATSTEIETLDRPEVREAEAYA
- the phnD gene encoding phosphonate ABC transporter substrate-binding protein, with product MKKTLAMALVATTALSDGAFAQEINEFRIGILGGENAQDRMNSYQCLADYTTEALGVETKLFAPADYNGVIQGLLGGTIDMAWLGASAYAATYLQDPSVVEPVLIKVNVDGSVGYHSIGFARVDSGVTSLDDMEGKVFGFGDPNSTSGYLIPSIEIPQYKDGITMESGAYFGEVRFTGGHEQTIVAVSNGDIDAGVTWADGQGNWEDGYNSGALRKAVDAGLVDMNDMVQIWKSNVIPEGPVVLRTALPDDVKATMTALVDGLHERDADCAYGVAAGDTLGFQPVTHEMYESIVAARQAVIGN
- the phnE gene encoding phosphonate ABC transporter, permease protein PhnE — encoded protein: MTGISLSSAAPSVDSIQTAYMAQVHRRRLYGGLTLLIFVILMVSGFHVADDRNAGGFWEGLHQIGDYPADVLSEAWEKRADLPALMVKYFPALVETINIAAVSTLIGAIGGLFLSLLGTRGLAKWPRLIPLFRRISDVMRAVPEIVIALVLIFVLGGGPVPAMIAIAIHTAGALAKLFSEVSENTDLKAVEGLTSTGATWFQRMLLGVLPQVAPNYVSYTLLRFEINIRASAILGFVGAGGLGYELRNSMAWGPGRFDEAAAIFILLFGTIVFFDQVSSRYRNRLTEGQGQ